In Fibrobacter sp., the genomic stretch GCCCTGTAGGAATGTTGCAGGCAAATCCTTACGGACTTTTTGATATGGCCGGTCTTGTTTGTGAGAATGTAATGCTTCCTGGAAAAAGTATTTTCGGAGATGAAGTATTTTCCTGTAAGGGAGGCTTTTTATCAGATTCATTGGCGTCATTAAATTTAGGTTCTCATTGTGACACGGGAAAAACTAGAGGTGGACTTGTTTTTCAAGGATTGCGCTTGGTTAGAAAAATAAAAGGAAATTAAGTTCAAGTTATTTATGAAAAAAGAGATGCAAACGTTAAGGGTGTTTGCATCTCTTTGAAAATGGCACTTGAACTTTGTTATTATGCGCCCGTGAGTTCCTTGGCCTTCGCCTCGATTTCGGCAATGGCTTTTTTTCTACCTTCGGCAGAATTCTCGTTCGCGAGCACGATGTTTACGAATACAGATCCCGCCACCACGGCGTACACGTGCTTGCACAGCACCTTGGACTGTTCACCGTTACGGATGCCGAAGCCGCCGAGCACCTTCGCGCCGCCCTTGGCGACGGTATCAATGAAGTCGAGGGTGGCCTGGTCGATGACGGTTTCGCTTCCGGTAGTACCCGCGCGGAGAGCCGCGTAGATGTACTTGAAGCCCTTGGACGCCATCGTCTCGAGGCGTTCCTTCGTCATGGACGGGGCCGCCACGGGAATGTTCTCGAGGCCATGCTTTTTGCAGGCTTCGGTGAGGCCTTCGTCGCAGTCGAACGGAAGGTCGGGAATGATGCAGGCGGACACGCCCGCGTCCTTGCACATCTTGACGAAGTTCTCGACGCCCGGAGTGAAGGCGAGCGAGCCGTAGGTCATGATGTAGATGGGCGTTTCGGGGTGGCGTTCGTGAATCTTCTTCACGACTTCGAGCCCCTGCTTGGTGGAGTAACCCTTCTCGAGGGCGACGGTAGATGCCGTCTGGATGGCAGGACCGTCGGCGCTCGGGTCGCTGAACGCGAGCTGGATTTCGAGGATGGAGGCACCGCCCTTCACGAGGGCGTCTGCGATGGCGACGGACGTTTCCGCATCAGGGAAACCCGCGATAAGATGTGACATGAGGTTGATCATTTTAAACCCTTACTTATTCATAATTTCTGCGTCGTGAATGTCTTCGTTGTTCTCGAGGCGCTTGAGTTCGGCCTTCAGGAATTCCTTCCATTTTTCGGGGCGGAACACCGGACTCGTGATGAAGATGTCCTTGTCGCCGCGGCCGCTCATGTTGATGACGAGCGCCTTGTCCTTCGGCAGTTCCTTCGCGATTTTCATGGCGGCGGCACCGGCGTGGGCGCTTTCGAGAGCGAAGAGGATGCCTTCGTTACGGGCGAAGAACTTCACGGCCTCGAGGGCTTCCTTGTCGAGGATGGCGGTGAATTCCACGCGGCCAGATTCCCCGAGGGCGGCGAGTTGCGGACCGATGCCCATGTAGTCGAGGCCGGCAGAAATGGAGCGCGTCGGCATGGACTGTCCGTCTTCGTCGATGAGGAAGCGGCTCTTGTAACCCTGCACGATTCCTTCGCGGCTCGCGTTGCCCGTCATGCGGGCGGCGTTCTCGCCGACGTTCGGGCCGATACCACCGGCTTCAGCGCCGATGAGACGCACGTTCTTGTCTTCGATGAACGGGGTGAACACGCCGATGGAGTTGCTTCCGCCACCGACGCAGGCGACCACGGCCGCGATGTCGATATTGCGCTCGGCAGCCTGGCGCTTGACTTCTTCGCCGATGACCGACTGGAACGTACGCACGATATCCGGGAACGGGGCCGGGCCGAGAGCGGAACCGAGCACGTAGTGGGTGTTCTTGAAGTTGGTGGCCCAGTCGCGCATGGCCTCGTTCACGGCGTCCTTCAGGGTGCGGCTGCCGCTAGTGACCGGGACGACCTTCGCACCGTACATTTCCATGGTCGCCACGTTCGGCTGCTGGCGCCGAACGTCGACTTCGCCCATGTACACCACGCATTCAAGCCCGAGCTTGGCGCAGGCGGCGGCGGTGGCGAGCCCGTGCTGGCCGGCACCCGTCTCCGCGATGATGCGGGTCTTGCCCATCTTCTTGGCCAAGAGGCACTGGCCAATGGCGTTGTTGATCTTGTGGGCGCCCGTGTTGGCGAGGCCTTCGAGCTTGATGTAAATCTGCGCGCCACCCAAGAGTTCGGTAGCCGTCGGGGCGAAGTACAGCGGGGTCTCGCGCCCGATGTAATCGCGCTGGATAATACGGAGCTCCTCGAGGAATTCCGGATCGTGGATGTACTTGTTGAAGGCTGCCTCGAGGTCGTCGAGCGGGCGACGGATGATTTCGGCAACGTACTTGCCGCCGAACTTGTCGAAGAAACCGTTGTTTGATGTTGTGCTCATATTCGCGCTCTGGGTTAGGATTAAAGGGTAAAAAATTAAGGCTTCCGGTGAGTCCGAAAGCCTTTTACAAACGTTTTGATGAAATCGGCAAAACCGGACTCTATGTTCTAGAGCCCCACCACCAACGGTTGAAACGGATTGCTGTATTCATCATCATGCCCAAAATATAGGAACACCGGTCTGTCCTGGCAAGGGACCCGCCCGAAAGTCGCAAAAAAAATGCCCCGCACTTGCGTGCGGAGCAGAACAAACGAGGAGGTACTGCTAATAATTACTTCACGAAGCTGGCGGGCAGCGTGAACTGCTTCAGGAACGGCCAGCCGATGTTGCCATCGCCCTGTTCGTGGCCACCGCCCTGCTTGGTGCAGAGCACGACCTTCACGCCGTCCATGCAGTTGGAGTATTCGTCGCAACCATCTTTGTTCTTGGACGGAGAGCCGGTGCAGCCGTCTGCTTCTGCCCAGTACTTGAAGGTGCCTTCTGCGCCGAGGAAGTTCAAACCATCGTTGTAGCCGCTATCTCCACCCTGGTATTTGCAGACCGGGTCTGACGTGCCGCGGAAGTTGATGACAGCAATTGGACGTGTCTTCTTGCACTGGGCGCTGTTGGTTCTGTTCAGGTCCATAGCTGCCGGAGCAACTGCGGCGAAGACATCGGGCATCATGCAGGCCACGTGGTTACTCATGCCGCCACCCATGGAGAAGCCTGCTGCGTAGATGCGCTGCGGGTCGATGCAGGCTTTTTCTCTGACATACTTGATCATTTCGCGAGTGAACTCAAGGTCATCGTCGTTGGAGCAGCACGGGCCGACGTTCCAACCCGGGCCCATCGTTTTGGTGGTGCCTTGCGGGTAGAGCGAGATGACGCCTTCCTTGTCGGTGAGTGCTTTGTACTTCGTGTCTCTCATCTGACCATCGCTGCTGCCACCAATTGGGTGATAGTCAATGAGCAGCGGTACGGCCTGGTCGCCCTTGTAGGTACTCGGCACATGCATGATGAATGTGCGCTTGCCCGAACTGCCTTGGACGGTCAAACTTACCGTCTCGTCTTTGCCGCCTATTGCGGTCTTGCCGGAGCAGTCGATAACGGGTGCCTCTACGCTGCTCGAAGAGGGAGGCGGAGGTGTGACAGAAGAACTCTGGGGCGGCTGGACCGAGCTGGAACTGGCCGGCGGATTGGAACCGGGTTCCATAACGATGTGCACGCCGGTTTCGACTTCGGCCTTTGCCTGGTAGGTGGCGTTCTTGTAGCCTTCCTTGGAGAACTGCAAGAACGGCAGCGGGTCGCCTTCTTTCTTGAGGGACTTGACGCCCTTGTCGGTCACCATAAAGGTGCTGTTGCTGCGGTCGCTGTTAATGTGGATGAACTTCGCTCCCTTGGCGAGATCGCCCATGTTGAGAGAAACGATTCCCTGGATATTCTCGAGATTGCGTTCCTTGAGGACCTTGCCAAGCGCATTGATTATGGACACCTTGAGGTCTCTTGCGTCCACGTTATAAATGGTAAGCATGTTGCCATCCATGTGGATCGACATGCTGGCAGTCTTCGTGCCGAAGAGTGAGGAATTATCGTCACTGATGGTGAACTTACCGTCGTCGGCGGTAGAGGCGGAAACGCCCGCAAAGTTGAACGAATTGATGGCGACTCCACCCAGGGGTTGGCCCTGCTGCGTGGTGACGACACCGGAAATGCTCCAGGCGAAAGCCAGGCTGCTCGACATCGCTATTGCGCTAGCGATGCCCATGATTTTAGAAAACGTCATTTTTCTTGCTCCTTTTTTTGCCAAACACGTAACCATACATCACCAAATTTACCATTTATAATGAGCCCTCAAATGTAAATTTTTATTCGTTTACATTTTGTAAATGGCAAATTTAGCCAAAAAAAGGCACTTTTTACAGACTAGAGCCTTTGGCTTTCCTTTGCGAGACGAAAAGTTCCATTTTTCTTACGAAATTGCCTTTTTAAGGGCGTTTTGCACAATGGCTTTTTCCGGCTATGTAAACTTTTGCTTATGGACAAACTGTCAATGGAATAATTTCGGGCGTAAGGAAAATGTCCTGTTGGGGGAGGTAGTTTTATAATGTGCCTGCATGGGATGTGCCGGCCACAATCATAAAAAAGGATGTGGATATGAAACAGATTATCTCTACATTGACCAAGACGATGGCGGTTGCTCTTGCCGCGTCGAGCTTCTCTTTTGCCGGTCCTGGTCTGGCTGACGGTGCTGCCAAGTTCGTCGGCAACATTACGACCCGCGGTCAGGTCCGTAGCGACTTTACGGAGTTGTGGAACCAGATTACTGCCGAAAACGAATGTAAGTGGGCTTCCATTGAAGGTACCCGCGGCCGCTACAACTGGAGCGGTTGCGATGCCGCCTACAACTGGGCGAAGCAGAACGGTGGCCACTTCAAGTTCCACGCTCTCGTGTGGGGCTCCCAGTACCCGAACTGGCTGAACGGCCTTAGCACGGCTGATACCAAGGCTGCCATTACGGCCTGGATGGACGCCGTCAAGGAACACTACCCCGATCTCGAAATGATCGACGTGGTGAACGAAGCTATTAAGAGTGGTGGCGGCTATCACTCTCCGTATGGCCAGAACAACAACATCATTCCGGCTCTCGGTGGCGACAACGGCAACTACGAATTCGTGACCACGGCCTTCAAGATGGCCCGTGAACGTTGGCCGGATGCAATCCTGATTTACAACGACTACAATACTGTCCAGTGGCAGAAGAACGAAGGTATTGACCTCATCCAGAAAATCAAGAAAGCTGGTGCTCCGGTGGACGCCTACGGCTTGCAGGCCCATGACATGATGACCCAGGGCGGTGGTCAGGGCGGTACCGGTGGTGGCGGCGGATGCTTGAACATCAACACGCTGAAAAGCGTTCTTGATGAAATCTGGCAGAAGACCCAGACCCCGATGTTCATTTCTGAATACGACATCGGCACCGAAAATGACAATACCCAAAAGCAATGCTATCAGGAACAGATTTCCCTGTTCATGGAAAATGAACACGTTGCCGGTATCACTCTTTGGGGCTACATCTACGGTGCGACCTGGGTGACCAACGGTAACTCCGGTATCATCAAGGATGGCAAGGACCGTCCGGCCATGACATGGCTCAAGGATTACCTCTCCAAGAACAAGGGCGTCAACACGACTGGCCTTCCGACGGGCGAACTGACTCAGGTCGATCCTGAACCGCAGCTCCCGTTCAAGGGCGAAGCCTTCGCTATCCCGGGCAAAATCGAAGCTGAAGATTTCGACATCCCGGGCAAGGGCAAGAACGAAGACGGAACTTCTAACCAGTCTTACTACGATGCAGATTCCGAAAACCATGGCACCTCCAATTACCGTAAGGATACCGGCGTTGACCTGTACGAAAAGGCGACTGGCATCGTCGTGGGCTACAACAGCGAAGGTGACTGGCTCGAATACACTGTTGACGTGAAGGAAGCCGGTGAATACACCTTCTTCGCAGCCGTGGCTGCCGCTGGTTCTACCTCCAGTTTCCAGATGTCTATCGATGGCAAGGAAATCACCGATAAGATCTCCGTGCCGGCTGCATCTTCTGGCGAAGACAACTACGAAGACTACAACAAGGTTTCCGCTAACGTGACCCTCACGGCCGGTAAGCATATCCTCCGTATGGACGTGACCGGCGCATGGTTCGACGTCGACTACTTCACCTTCGTGAAGGGCGCTAACGCGACCGATCCCGAACCGATTGGCGGTGACGATCCTCCGCATGCAATCGCTGTCGGCCAGCATCTGGATGTGAACCAGCTTCAGGACTACTATGTCATCGACCCGATGGGTGTCCAGATGGGTGTGATGAGCGCCTATGGCTTTGCGGCTGCCGGAGAAATCCTCCAGAGCTCCAGCATGGTCAAGTCCGCCGGTGTCTACTACCTGCGTAACCGCCGCACCGGCGAAATGCAGAGCGTCCGCGTGACCCGCTAACAAGAACTGTTATCCATACACCTAAAGTCCCCCGAGGTTTTGCTTCGGGGGCTTTTTTTCTAGATTTGGCCCTACGATGGCAGACACCACATTGACAACCGCCCCGAAGAAGACCGCGTACTTCCCCGCGATCGACGGGCTTCGGCTTCTTGCGAGCATAAACATCGTGATGCTCCACTTGGGCAGTTCGAATGCGCTCGCCTACATGGCGGACTACAAGTGGCTCATGCCTATCGTGAGCGCGCCTGCGTTTGCCGCGGGCATATTCTACGTTTTCGCGGGCTTCCTTTTTGCAAGCAAGTTCAGCGATCCGGACCGCCGCATTCCGGTAATCCCGTTCATGTTCGCCCGCATTGCGAAACTCTACAGGCTTCACTTCTTCATGACGCTCTTGATGTTCGTGGTGCTCGTATTCAAGTTCAGCGGCTATACGCACCTGCCTTCTTTCGGCGAAATCGGGGACTGCGCCTCGAAGGGCCTTGCCGCGATGACGCACCCCTGGCGGAGCCTGCTTCTGCACCTCTCGCTTACGTGGTCCATCGTGCCCGATTTGGGCATGAAGCTGAACGAACCCAGCTGGTCGCTGACGAGTTTCTTTTTGTGCTATGCCATCACGCCTTGGTTCAGCCGCTGGCTGTTCAAGCGCAGCCGCCGCACCCTCTGGATTCTGTTCGGCGCCGTGTTCGTCCCGGGGATACTCTGGGCGGCGACTTTTGGGCTCACGGGCGACCTGTGGTTCGCCGGCTATGGCGAAAAATACAGGTTCTTCCACATGTTCGCGCCGGTACGCGTGTTCGAGTACATTTTCGGCATGGTCATCTTCCGCCTGTATGCCGAAGGCTGCTTCGAGTTCCTCAAGAAGGACTACGTGAGCGGGATAATGCAGGCGCTTCTGCTTGCGGCCCTTTACGGGAGCCTGTTCCTCATGTCGCCGGCCTACAACCCGGGCGTGAATTACTTTATCCACCATAGCGTCGCCGTGTTCATCTACGGGCTGTTCGTGCTGTCGCTCCTTTCGGGAAAGGGCTTCATGGCGCGCTTCTTCTGCATAGGCATCGTCCGCAGGGTGGGCCGCGCGAGTTTTTATCCGTACCTCATACACCTTCCGCTCATCACGATTGCGTGGGGTATCTGCAACTTGAATTCCCCGAAGAATACGATTTTGTTCATGCTGTTCGTCTACACGGTGAGCACGCTTTATATGGAATTCAAGACTTGGCGCCGCAAGCGCAATAAGAATAAAGTGTGATTCATCGCACGGAACGGCAACCCGCTTTGAAACTTTTTGTTTACGAAGTGGGCTTTTTGGCCGTATGCAACGGAATTATTACATCTTTACGGGGTGCAATACTCCTCGAGTTCAATTATATTTAAATTCGGGTGGGAAAACCAAAAAATGAGGATGTAGATGAAAAACTTCATTAAAGCAACAATGTGCGTGGCCGCTCTGGCTGCGACGACGGCGATGGCGGGCTCGTTCCCGTTCCCGCAGAACATGAAGAGCCCCAACGGCTATACGATTCCGTTTGCAAATACGGACATGATCAAGGACCACTATAGTAAGTGGAAAAAAGCCTGGTACGATGCAAGCCAGGGTTGGATTCTCGCTCCTGAAGGAACTTGCTCGACGGTTTCCGAAGCCATTGCCTACGGTATGTTGATTACCGTGTACATGGATGACCAGCAAATATTTGACAAACTCTATGGCACATGGAAGTCCAATGGCGGTAATGGCGCCGGTATGAACTGGCGTGTCGGTTGTAATGGCGGCTCGGGTTCTGCCTCCGACGCTGACTTCGATGCAGCCCTCGCTCTTGTGATGGCTTCCAAGCAGTGGGGCGGATCCTACCTGAACGATGCCAAGACGCTTATTGGCTGGATGGCCACGAATGACATCAGTAGCAATCACATCAAGCCGGGTAACCAGTGGAACGATGCGTTCAACCCGAGCTACGCGACGACGGCAAACTTCAAGGTGTTCGAAAAGGTAAATAGCAGCTGGTCCTCCAGCATCGCCTCGACGGCTTACTCTGATTTGACTGCTTGCCGCAATTCTTCTACGGGCCTTGTTCCGGACTGGTGTGACTGGAACAGCCACAAGCCGACCAAGACGAGTGCCTCTGTGCAGCAGGCCGAAGCGGCCGGCTTCTTTGACGATGCCGCCCGTACTCCGTGGCGCATGGCCTGGGCCTACTATTGGTTCGGCGACTCCGAAGCCAGGAAGTTCAACGAAAAGATTTCCAACTGGCTCATCCCGACTACCCACACGGGCAGTGGCGTGAACTCCGGTTATTATATCGATGGCGAACCCGAACTTTCTGAGAAGCGCAGGTTTGCTTCTTCTACGTTCACCGGTGGTCTCGGTCTTGCGACTTCTTCTGTCGAAAGCTCCGAAGCCAAGGCTTATATGGAGACCGTCTATAACTTCCTCGCCAAGAAGACGAGCTGCGAGAAGGCTAACGGCTGTGGCGAAGGTTCGAACCCGGGCGAGAAGTACTACCCCTCGACTCTTAATCTCCTCTACCTGCTCCTCATGACGGGTAACATGCCCAATCTCTACGATATGAGTGGCTTTACCAAGTTCACACCGGACCCGAGCCTCGCCACGAGCATTTCGGATGCCGAAGGCGAACAGATGGCTTCCGGTGATTCCACGGTCGGTGTTTCCGGCTTCTGGAACTGGGGTGCATACCACGACAAGCTCGGTATCGGTACGAAGATGTCTCCGGATTCGGGCTCCTCTCCGCTTTACAAGAGGAATTGTGAAATTACTGCCGACGCTTCCATGGAAATCGGTCCGGAACCGGAATGGACTGCCGAAGCCGCTGCTGCCGGTACCCTCAAGTACCCGTCCGCCGGTATCGCGATGTCCTTCCTCTCTGACGACAAGAAGGGTGTCGACCTTACGAAGTTCAATGTCAAGGCAGTGCGCGTGACCATGAAGGCCTCCGGCCCCATCCGCATGGCGACCCTTAGCGAAATGACTGCCGAGGCCGGTGCCGAACCGGGTACCTTTGTGCCTAATTCTGATGATTACAAGACTACGACATACGACTTGACCCCGCTAAGTTGCGGGTTTAAGGGCTTCGATGACCCGAATGCTAAGTACGAGGGAGGTCTCCTCGATTGGGTGAACCAAAACGACGCTCCGATGGGTGAGGATATCTTGAAGACCTTCAAGGGCCTCAAGTGGGAAGTCAAGGATGCCGCAGGTGGCATTGGTTCCCTCTCCATCAAGGCTGTTGAATTCATCGACGATAGCGGCAACGTTATCGACCCCGAGAAGATTACCGGTATCAAGGTTCCGGATCCTCAGTGTGGTACGGGTCCGGGCCCGGAATCCTTCGTGCAGCGTTCGTTCGTTTCGGGCGTGAAGGTTATCGCTTCCGGTAACCAGGTCCATGTGCTCGGCGCTCAGGTCGGTTCCGACTACGCCGTGTTCAGCCTGCAGGGCAGGGTTGTCGCCTCTGGCAAGGTCCAGTGCGCTTCTCAGGGCATCACGGTCCCGAACAAGGGAACGTACCTGGTGCGTGTCGGTGGCAAGGTCCACACGATTGCCGTCAAGTAATCGACTGGTTCGAATTTGAAAAAGCCGCGGCCCTCGGGTCGCGGTTTTTTGTATATGGCTCTGCAGCATAAAAGCAGAGCCATGTTGGACAAGCAGAGCCATACTGGGCGCCTCGGTCATACGCTGTAAAGAAAGCTCGGGGGCGAAAAAGGAGATTGCATTAGCGTAAGTCAGCGCCCCCTCGCCGGCATGCTCAGCTCCAGATTGATATCTGGGGCTTCGCTTATGCCGCACGAAACTTGCCTACGACTCTCGGCTTTTGTATATGGCTCTGCAGCATAAAAGCAGAGCCATACTTAGCATGCAGAGCCATACTGGGCGCCTCGGTCATACGCAAGTGTACTTGCCTACGACTCTCGGCTTTTGTATATTCTTGGCGGGGAAAGACCCCTAGGAATTTTTGGAGCTTAATATGGATATTGGCGCACTTCATTTTCAGAATCCCGAAGCCTTCTGGCTGTTTGTTCTTGTTCCCGTCTTGATAGCTTTGTATGTCTACCGCCAGCAGCGCCGCAAGAGTACCATCAAGTTCCCTGCGCTTTCCATTGCGAAGAAGGCCGTGCCCAGCCGCCGCGTGCGCCTGCGCCACATTGTGCCTGCCTTGCGCCTGGCCGCCCTCTGCTGCTTCGTGGTGGCGCTTGCGCGCCCGCAGAACGCGATGGAAGTGGAATACACGAATACCGATGGTGTCGACATCATGCTCGCGCTCGACGTCTCAGGCTCCATGGGAACGCTCGACATGCTTACTCGTACCGAGCAGGCGAAACTCGGGGTGATGAACGCCGAACGCATCCTCAAGTCGGGCGACTACTGGAAATACAGCCGTATGGGCTATGCCCAGGTGGTGATTGCCGACTTCATCCAGAAGCGCCACAGCGACCGCATCGGTCTTTCGGCCTTCGGTAGCCGCGCGGTGACGCAGTGCCCGCTTACGCTCGATTACGGCAGCCTGCTCGAAATCTTGAAGGCGACTGACGAACTGGCGAAGGATTCCGTGATTGCGGGCCGTACCGCCATCGGCGATGGCCTCATGAATGCGCTCGCCCGCCTGCAGAAGTCCGAGGCTAAATCGAAGGTCGTGGTGCTCTTGACCGACGGACGCGACAATGCCAGCGTGATTTCGCCCGTGCGTGCGGCGGAAGTCGCTCAGTCGCTGGGCGTGAAGGTCTATACCGTAGGCGTGGGCAAGAAGAAGGGTAAGATTCTCGCCTTCCAGCAGAACCCGTGGACGGGTGAAATCTCGTGGGGCGAGCGCGACATCACGCCCGAGGAAGGTATCGACGAGACGACCCTCAAGTCGGTCGCCGCGAAGACGGGCGGCAAGTTCTACCGCGCCGAGAACAAGGAACAGCTCGAGGAAATCTATTCCGAGATTGATCAGCTCGAAAAGACCGAGATTGAGACGGTCGCTTACGCCCGGTATGCGGAAAAGTTCTACCCGTGGCTCCTCGCGGGTGCGATTCTCGTGCTTTTGGAATTGCTGCTTGCGAATACGCGCTTCGTGCGCATCCCGTAACGCCCGCCGGTCAGTGGCGGTAATCTAGATTCGTTGTATACGGAAAGCCCGTGCTACAGTTTCGTAGCGGGCTTGATGCAGTTCTTGTCGACCTTGTTCAGGAGCGCATCGATGGTGCGCGTCTCGGAAGTGCCGTATTCGGCCCAATGAATGCTGAAAGTGATTGGCCACGGACCGTCCGTAAAGTCCTGGTTCTCGGCGCTTGCCGCGATAGCCTTGTTCGTGAAATTCTCTATTTCGGAGAAATCGGAGCATTCGGCGACGATGGCGAATGTCGCCTTTTCGTAGTATGCGATGAAAAGACCGCGTCCGGAGCACTGCCGGCGCAAGAAGTCCGCCATTTTCTTGAGCGCGATGACGCCCGTGACCTTGCCGTGGAGCTTCTGCATCGTCTTGAAGTTGTCTATCTCGATTTTGATAAGGAAGAGCCTCTTGGCGGGGTTCTGACTCTGCGTTATTGTCTCCAGGTAAGACGAGAATTTGTTCGTGTTGTTGAGCCCGGTCGTTATGTCGATGGTGATGTTCTGGTTGGTCTTGAACAGGTAGAGGAACAGGGTGATGACGACGAATGCCGGGGACGTGATGGGGATGTAGTAGAACTTCGCCTGCAAAATTAGGGAGAACAGGGGAAGTATCATGGCGAACGAGAGCACATAAAGTTCACGCCTGCGGAACCTGTTGGTGCATTTTTTGGCCTGGGTGAGGCACAGGGCGGATGCCGAGACGATGTACACGACGGAAAGGATGTTCAGGAGGCCCCATATGACCGGATGCAGGATGATGGGCGTGACATTCAGGTGCATGAATGTTTCGACTATGGTGATGCCGCTGAAGATGATGCTCGGGAAAATGATGGGGATTAGCCATTTCCGCAACATGTAGGGGTTTGCGGATGTCGTATAGAATACGGACAGGAACCAGCTGCAGCCCATACAAATACAGGTGATTACCTTGATGCTGTTGACAATCCTGATGAAGGGGACGTTTGTCGAGGGGATGAAGAGACCGAGCGAGTTGAGGACGCAGAAGGCAATGGAAAAATCGACCAACAGTTGGAAACCGTGGGCCGCCTTGTCCAGAATGGCACGCTCAGCGTTGCCGTACCATATCATTGTTAGTACGATGACACTAATGATGTCTATTTCGATTATAAGAGATGTGAAATCCATACACATACCCCCAATAAGCAAAATATAACTTTTCTTTAACAACAATGTCATTTAATGATAAAAAAACTTAATTTTTGTGATTTTTTGGCAAATTAACGCAAAAATTGGGGCGAAATAGCCTGTTTTTTGTATATTCAGGGGGGCGCGGGTTTGAGTCCCGTTGTTTTGCCCCTTTGGAGGATGCGATGCGTTTTGCCGAGCCGAATTTTTTGTGGTGCCTGTTTACACTGCCGCTTTTCGCGCTTCTTTTCTACTATGCTTACCGCCGCCGTAAAAAGTTGGCTGCGCGGTTTGTGTCTCTCCCGATGCTTTCCAAACTCTCCACGAGCGTCTCTCCTTGGCGCAGGCTCGCGAAGGTCCTCATATTGCTGTTGGCTATCGCCTTCCTGTTCGTAGCGCTTGCGCGCCCGCAGTG encodes the following:
- a CDS encoding VWA domain-containing protein, whose product is MDIGALHFQNPEAFWLFVLVPVLIALYVYRQQRRKSTIKFPALSIAKKAVPSRRVRLRHIVPALRLAALCCFVVALARPQNAMEVEYTNTDGVDIMLALDVSGSMGTLDMLTRTEQAKLGVMNAERILKSGDYWKYSRMGYAQVVIADFIQKRHSDRIGLSAFGSRAVTQCPLTLDYGSLLEILKATDELAKDSVIAGRTAIGDGLMNALARLQKSEAKSKVVVLLTDGRDNASVISPVRAAEVAQSLGVKVYTVGVGKKKGKILAFQQNPWTGEISWGERDITPEEGIDETTLKSVAAKTGGKFYRAENKEQLEEIYSEIDQLEKTEIETVAYARYAEKFYPWLLAGAILVLLELLLANTRFVRIP
- a CDS encoding glycosyl hydrolase family 8 translates to MKNFIKATMCVAALAATTAMAGSFPFPQNMKSPNGYTIPFANTDMIKDHYSKWKKAWYDASQGWILAPEGTCSTVSEAIAYGMLITVYMDDQQIFDKLYGTWKSNGGNGAGMNWRVGCNGGSGSASDADFDAALALVMASKQWGGSYLNDAKTLIGWMATNDISSNHIKPGNQWNDAFNPSYATTANFKVFEKVNSSWSSSIASTAYSDLTACRNSSTGLVPDWCDWNSHKPTKTSASVQQAEAAGFFDDAARTPWRMAWAYYWFGDSEARKFNEKISNWLIPTTHTGSGVNSGYYIDGEPELSEKRRFASSTFTGGLGLATSSVESSEAKAYMETVYNFLAKKTSCEKANGCGEGSNPGEKYYPSTLNLLYLLLMTGNMPNLYDMSGFTKFTPDPSLATSISDAEGEQMASGDSTVGVSGFWNWGAYHDKLGIGTKMSPDSGSSPLYKRNCEITADASMEIGPEPEWTAEAAAAGTLKYPSAGIAMSFLSDDKKGVDLTKFNVKAVRVTMKASGPIRMATLSEMTAEAGAEPGTFVPNSDDYKTTTYDLTPLSCGFKGFDDPNAKYEGGLLDWVNQNDAPMGEDILKTFKGLKWEVKDAAGGIGSLSIKAVEFIDDSGNVIDPEKITGIKVPDPQCGTGPGPESFVQRSFVSGVKVIASGNQVHVLGAQVGSDYAVFSLQGRVVASGKVQCASQGITVPNKGTYLVRVGGKVHTIAVK
- a CDS encoding diguanylate cyclase → MDFTSLIIEIDIISVIVLTMIWYGNAERAILDKAAHGFQLLVDFSIAFCVLNSLGLFIPSTNVPFIRIVNSIKVITCICMGCSWFLSVFYTTSANPYMLRKWLIPIIFPSIIFSGITIVETFMHLNVTPIILHPVIWGLLNILSVVYIVSASALCLTQAKKCTNRFRRRELYVLSFAMILPLFSLILQAKFYYIPITSPAFVVITLFLYLFKTNQNITIDITTGLNNTNKFSSYLETITQSQNPAKRLFLIKIEIDNFKTMQKLHGKVTGVIALKKMADFLRRQCSGRGLFIAYYEKATFAIVAECSDFSEIENFTNKAIAASAENQDFTDGPWPITFSIHWAEYGTSETRTIDALLNKVDKNCIKPATKL